The segment GGACTACCGGGCGCTGGCCTTCCCGAAGAACCGCGGCATGCGGATCGACCTGACCTACGCGAACGAGCCGTTCGCGGACGCCGTCACCGACACCTACGTCGACCGCGAGGCCCGCAAGGGCAAGGGCACCTCCGACCACGCGCCGGTGGTGGTCGACCTCGACCTGTGAGACCCGGGGGCTTCCCGGTCGGCGTCAGCCCCGCCGGGAAGCCCCCGGCCGTCGGCGTCGTTCCCGGCTCGGTGAAACCCCAGGTGGCGGGCGGTCGGTGGAGATTTCCGCGCCGGTATTCTCTGAGTGTATAGACGTGGAGTGTACGCGCGGCGTACGCTCCGCTCATGAGCGTTCCTCTCACCCTGCTCGGGCTCCTCGAACGCGAGCCCAGCCACGGCTACGACCTCAAGCGCGACTACGACGCCTTCTTCGGGCGCGGCAAACCGCTCCCCTTCGGCCAGGTCTACGCGACCCTCGGGCGGCTCGCCCGGGACGGCAAGGTGGTGGTCGGCGACCCCGAGGCCGGCGACGGCCCGGACCGCAAGCGGTACGTCATCACCGAGGCGGGGGCCACCGAGTTCGAGGACTGGCTGCGCGAACCGGTCGCCGCCGAACCCCACCTGCAGACCGTGCTGTTCAGCAAGGTCGTGCTCGCCCTGATGCTCGGCCGCGACGCCGAGCACTACCTCGACACCCAGCGCGCCGCCCACCTGAAGCGGATGCGCGAACTCACCGAGGTCAAGCGCTCCGGCAGCCTGGTCGACGCGCTGCTCGCCGACCACGGCCTGTTCCACCTGGAGTCCGACCTGCGCTGGATCGACCTCACCGCCGCCCGCCTGGACGCCCTCGCCGCCGAGGTGAACGCCCGATGACCGCACCCCTGATCGAGGCCCGCGCCGTCACCCTCTCCTTCGGCGAGACCCCCGCCCTGCGCGGCGCCGACCTCGCCGTCGACGCCGGCGAGATCCTCGCCGTGATGGGCCCCTCCGGCTCCGGCAAGTCCACCCTGCTGCACTGCCTGGCCGGCATCCTCGCCCCCGACGGCGGCGAGATCCACTTCGACGGCCGCCGGATCGACCTCCTCGGCGAACAGCAGCGCAGCGCGCTGCGCCGCGACAGCTTCGGCTTCGTCTTCCAGTTCGGCCAGCTGGTACCGGAGTTGACCGCCGAGGAGAACGTCGCCCTGCCGCTGCTGCTCGGCGGCGCCAAGCGCGCCGACGCGCTCGCCCGGGCCCGCGCCTGGTTCCCCCGGCTCGGCCTGGACGGCCTGGAGCGCCGCCGCTCCGGCGAACTCTCCGGCGGCCAGGCGCAGCGCGTCGCGCTCGCCCGCGGCCTGGTCGCCGAGCCGCGCGTCCTGTTCGCCGACGAACCCACCGGCGCGCTCGACTCGCTCACCGGCGAACACGTGATGGACCTGCTGGTCGACTCCGCCCGCGCCCAGGGCACCACCGTCGTCCTGGTCACCCACGAGGCCCGGATCGCCGCCTACGCCGACCGCGAGGCCGTCGTCCGCGACGGCCGCGCCACCTCGCTGAGCGGACGGATCGCCGGATGATCCGCCTCGGCCTGCGCCTCGCCGTCAGCGGCGGCCGCGAAGCACTGCTGCGGCTGCTGGTCACCGCCGCCGCCGTCGCCATCGGCGTCGGACTGCTCTTCACCACCCTCGCGGCCGTCAACGCCGTGCACGCCCAGAACAGCCGCTACGCCTGGACCAACAGCGGCTTCTCGGCCGCCACCCAGGCCGGCCCCGCCGATCGGGAGGCGGCGGAGCCGGGGGCGGCGGGTCCGACGGCGACCGGACCGGACGCGGACGGCAACGCGCCGCTGTGGTGGCTGGCCCGGCGCGACTCCTTCCAGGGCCGGGAGATCGGCCGGATCGACGTCGCCGCCACCGGTCCGACCGGCGCCCTGCCGCCCGGCGTGGACCGGCTGCCCGCCGACGGCGAGTACTACCTGTCGCCCGCGCTGGCGAAGCTCGCCGACGCCGCGCCCCCCGAGCAGCTCGCCGACCGCTTCGGCGGCCACCGGATCGGCATCCTCGGCAAGGAGGCGCTGCCCGGCCCCGACAGCCTGGTCGCCCTGGTCGGCGGCACCCCGCAGGAGGTGTCGCAGGTGCACGGGGCGGTGCGGGTGGCCCGGATCCTCACCACCCCGCCCGACCGCTGCGACGACTGCGTGGTCGGCATCCAGTCCAACGGCGTCACGCTGATCCTGACCGTCGTCGCCGGGGCCCTGGTCTTCCCGCTGCTGATCCTGATCGGCACGGCGACCCGGCTGAGCGCCACCCAGCGCGAACGCCGCTTCGCCGCGATGCGGCTGGTCGGCGCCACGCCCCGGCAGGTGGCGGCGGTCTCCGCCGTCGAGGCGGCGGTCTCCGCCGCGGCGGGCGCGCTGCTCGGCTTCCTGCCCTACCTCGCGGTGCGCGGCCGGGTCGCCGGGCTGTCGCTGACCACGGAGCGCTTCTACGCCTCCGACCTCACCCTGACGCTCCCGCAGATCGCGGTCCTCCTGCTGGGCGTGCCGCTGGCGGCCGTCGTCGCCGCCCGGATCGCGCTGCGCCGG is part of the Kitasatospora setae KM-6054 genome and harbors:
- a CDS encoding PadR family transcriptional regulator, encoding MSVPLTLLGLLEREPSHGYDLKRDYDAFFGRGKPLPFGQVYATLGRLARDGKVVVGDPEAGDGPDRKRYVITEAGATEFEDWLREPVAAEPHLQTVLFSKVVLALMLGRDAEHYLDTQRAAHLKRMRELTEVKRSGSLVDALLADHGLFHLESDLRWIDLTAARLDALAAEVNAR
- a CDS encoding ABC transporter ATP-binding protein: MTAPLIEARAVTLSFGETPALRGADLAVDAGEILAVMGPSGSGKSTLLHCLAGILAPDGGEIHFDGRRIDLLGEQQRSALRRDSFGFVFQFGQLVPELTAEENVALPLLLGGAKRADALARARAWFPRLGLDGLERRRSGELSGGQAQRVALARGLVAEPRVLFADEPTGALDSLTGEHVMDLLVDSARAQGTTVVLVTHEARIAAYADREAVVRDGRATSLSGRIAG